One segment of Tepidimicrobium xylanilyticum DNA contains the following:
- the sleB gene encoding spore cortex-lytic enzyme: MKRFTVITMVLVLVFLSILLFYEPYSMKEAANRYNALYAPRLLYWGTQGQDVKNVQWQLVKWKYLIGKVDGIYGPETYRAVRRFQAKNGLRVDGIVGLETAAALGITLSSTPVSAQGMSRQGDEYLLARAIHGEARGEPYVGKVAVGAVILNRVRNPKFPNTIAGVIYQPLAFTAVADGQINLTPDKDSIRAARDALNGWDPTYGCLYYWNPATATSKWIWSRKITLKIGKHWFGI, from the coding sequence TTGAAAAGGTTTACTGTAATTACTATGGTTTTAGTATTAGTTTTTCTATCCATACTTTTGTTTTATGAACCGTATAGCATGAAGGAAGCAGCTAATAGATATAATGCCCTCTATGCACCTCGGCTCCTCTACTGGGGAACTCAAGGACAGGATGTGAAAAATGTCCAATGGCAATTGGTGAAATGGAAATATTTAATTGGGAAAGTAGATGGTATATATGGACCAGAAACCTATAGAGCAGTGCGAAGGTTTCAAGCAAAAAATGGTCTTAGGGTAGATGGAATAGTAGGACTTGAGACGGCAGCAGCTTTGGGGATTACCCTTTCTAGCACTCCTGTTTCAGCTCAAGGGATGAGCAGGCAAGGAGATGAATACCTGCTGGCAAGAGCCATCCATGGAGAGGCTAGAGGAGAACCTTATGTAGGCAAGGTGGCGGTAGGTGCTGTGATATTAAATAGGGTTAGGAATCCAAAGTTTCCCAATACTATAGCAGGGGTAATATACCAACCCTTAGCATTTACTGCAGTAGCCGATGGACAGATAAACTTAACTCCAGATAAGGATTCTATTAGAGCAGCAAGGGATGCCTTAAATGGTTGGGACCCTACCTATGGTTGTTTGTATTACTGGAACCCAGCTACAGCTACCAGCAAATGGATTTGGTCTAGAAAGATAACATTGAAAATTGGGAAACACTGGTTTGGAATATAG
- a CDS encoding sigma-54 interaction domain-containing protein, whose translation MVNKILENLPHIFNYADFLVVTDKYGYIEFYKVFRSVGSKIVENPVGLHILELHQHLNEETSTVMRVLKTREPIINEKQHLNIFKERTVTVLTTTLPIMAGNEIIGAIDINRYFDLDLRAIHDQDINHSFDYNDFFFNIDDILTQNSAMIEVKNKTLKAAKTNSPVMIYGETGTGKDLLAQAIHNHSFRKHNPFIVQNCSAIPLTLGESIFFGTTKGSFTGAENKMGLFEMADGGTLVLDELNSMDISLQSKLLRAAENNTIRRIGGAGLINVDVRLISLLNEDPYTAMEQSKLRRDLFYRLGVILIHIPPLRERKEDIPMLVDSFIDEYNSKMDKNIKGVSKKVMDLFMEYDWPGNVRELKHIIESAFNFTEEDVIEEEQLPEYIRCNQNSKMAAISIDDNFCLNTAIKDFEIKYIKLALENSSTLNEAAKLLKISRQTLKYKMDVYGIEFE comes from the coding sequence ATGGTTAATAAAATCCTTGAAAACCTCCCTCATATATTTAATTATGCAGATTTTCTTGTAGTTACCGACAAGTACGGATATATAGAGTTTTATAAAGTATTTAGAAGTGTGGGAAGTAAAATAGTAGAAAACCCAGTTGGACTCCACATACTAGAACTTCATCAACATTTAAATGAAGAAACCTCTACCGTAATGAGAGTACTAAAAACCAGAGAACCTATTATTAATGAAAAACAACACCTAAATATTTTTAAGGAACGGACGGTAACGGTATTGACTACCACTTTGCCAATTATGGCAGGTAATGAAATTATAGGGGCTATTGATATTAATAGATATTTCGATTTAGATTTAAGGGCAATTCATGACCAAGATATTAATCACAGCTTTGATTATAACGATTTTTTCTTTAACATAGATGATATACTAACCCAAAATTCTGCCATGATAGAGGTAAAGAATAAAACTTTAAAAGCTGCAAAAACCAATTCTCCAGTCATGATCTACGGAGAAACTGGAACTGGAAAGGACTTATTGGCCCAAGCAATACATAACCATAGCTTTAGGAAACATAATCCGTTTATAGTTCAAAACTGTTCTGCAATACCCTTAACATTAGGAGAAAGTATATTCTTTGGAACTACTAAAGGTAGCTTTACAGGAGCAGAAAACAAAATGGGACTTTTTGAGATGGCAGATGGAGGCACTTTAGTATTGGACGAGTTAAATTCCATGGACATTAGTCTCCAATCTAAATTGTTGAGAGCAGCTGAAAACAATACAATTAGAAGAATTGGAGGAGCAGGTTTAATCAATGTGGATGTAAGACTAATCTCATTATTAAATGAAGATCCTTATACTGCTATGGAACAGAGTAAATTAAGGAGGGATTTATTCTATCGCTTAGGTGTGATATTAATCCATATTCCTCCCCTAAGAGAAAGGAAGGAAGATATTCCTATGCTGGTAGACAGCTTTATAGATGAGTATAACTCTAAAATGGACAAAAATATTAAGGGTGTAAGTAAAAAGGTTATGGATTTATTTATGGAATATGACTGGCCAGGCAATGTTAGAGAATTAAAACATATTATTGAATCTGCTTTCAATTTTACAGAAGAGGATGTAATAGAAGAAGAACAATTACCTGAATATATAAGATGTAACCAGAATAGTAAGATGGCCGCCATCAGTATAGATGATAATTTTTGCTTGAACACTGCTATAAAGGATTTTGAAATCAAGTATATTAAATTAGCTCTTGAAAACAGTAGTACTTTAAATGAAGCAGCTAAATTGTTAAAGATTTCAAGACAAACCTTAAAGTATAAAATGGATGTTTATGGAATCGAATTTGAATAG
- the ypeB gene encoding germination protein YpeB, with product MERRRWWIAPSILGIALILALAWGYNEYRTKNELGVALENNYQRLFFDVKKHIENVQVNLSKAMLSNSRDQNVLLLSQIMNEAYFAQDKLSQMPITHAETAATEKFLNQAADYSYHLIQTHLAGKPITNEQMAALANLQQNSSAFNEELAKLQSELADKDFLFSSLNARQNKKIREGNQKIFQTTLVNIEKNMAETPELIYDGPFSDQMLNRKPQGLDNRNVPQEEAQRIARDFFGVNRVKDIDAFEEGKHASEVRIPSYTFNLYPKNASRELPVYMGVSKRGGHVIWMTNPRPVNSNTKISIEEAQRRALNYLEQKGFENMEPNYYQKYDGGVLFNFVNTEQNVTIYPDLIKVKVALDNGEIIGFDASAYYMNHQNRDIEEPELTLEEAREKVRTDFEINSSRLAIIPKGKNEILCYEFKGNYRGSDYIVYINALTGNEEQILQIIKDENGTLTF from the coding sequence GTGGAAAGAAGGAGATGGTGGATAGCACCAAGCATATTGGGAATAGCCTTAATATTAGCCTTAGCTTGGGGCTATAACGAATATAGAACTAAAAATGAATTGGGAGTGGCCTTGGAAAATAATTATCAGCGATTGTTTTTCGATGTAAAAAAACATATTGAAAATGTGCAGGTAAATCTATCTAAAGCCATGCTATCAAATTCAAGAGATCAAAATGTACTATTATTATCCCAAATTATGAACGAAGCCTATTTTGCTCAAGACAAATTATCTCAAATGCCTATAACTCATGCAGAAACAGCAGCAACGGAAAAGTTTTTGAATCAAGCAGCAGACTATAGCTACCATTTAATTCAAACTCATTTAGCAGGAAAACCTATAACCAATGAGCAAATGGCAGCTTTAGCCAATCTTCAGCAGAATTCTTCCGCCTTTAATGAGGAACTAGCTAAACTACAGTCAGAATTAGCGGATAAGGACTTTCTATTTAGTTCGCTTAATGCTAGACAAAATAAAAAAATCCGAGAAGGAAATCAGAAGATATTCCAGACTACTCTAGTAAACATTGAAAAGAATATGGCTGAAACTCCTGAATTGATCTATGATGGGCCCTTTTCAGATCAGATGCTAAATAGAAAGCCCCAAGGATTAGATAATAGGAATGTGCCTCAAGAGGAAGCTCAAAGGATTGCCAGGGATTTCTTTGGTGTCAATAGGGTCAAGGATATAGACGCTTTTGAGGAAGGAAAACATGCATCGGAAGTTAGAATACCATCCTATACATTTAACCTATATCCGAAGAATGCCTCCCGAGAACTTCCAGTATATATGGGAGTATCCAAAAGGGGAGGGCATGTTATATGGATGACCAATCCAAGACCTGTAAACAGCAATACTAAAATCAGCATAGAGGAAGCTCAAAGAAGAGCTTTAAATTATCTGGAGCAAAAAGGCTTTGAAAATATGGAACCCAATTATTATCAAAAATATGATGGTGGAGTGCTATTTAATTTTGTCAATACGGAACAAAATGTGACCATCTATCCAGATTTAATTAAGGTGAAGGTAGCCCTAGACAATGGTGAAATAATAGGTTTTGATGCATCTGCCTATTATATGAACCATCAAAATAGGGATATAGAAGAACCTGAATTGACCTTAGAGGAAGCCAGGGAAAAGGTAAGGACGGATTTTGAAATTAACTCATCTAGGTTAGCAATAATCCCCAAGGGCAAGAATGAAATACTATGTTATGAATTTAAAGGGAATTACAGAGGCTCCGACTATATTGTATATATCAATGCTCTAACTGGCAATGAAGAACAGATACTACAAATAATTAAAGATGAAAATGGAACATTAACCTTTTGA